The Vicia villosa cultivar HV-30 ecotype Madison, WI unplaced genomic scaffold, Vvil1.0 ctg.000538F_1_1, whole genome shotgun sequence genome window below encodes:
- the LOC131629247 gene encoding putative glutaredoxin-C14 — translation MFNQEKLMHYQVEQPSWSYYMMRRERRTMEEDQMERIMRLATQSAVVIFSISSTSCMCHAMKSLFSGMGVNAMVHELDQDSKPFMRLLGNSTSLPVVFIGGKLVGSMDRVLAFHINGSLVPLLKHAGALWL, via the coding sequence ATGTTCAATCAAGAGAAACTCATGCATTACCAAGTGGAACAACCATCATGGAGCTACTACatgatgagaagagaaagaagaacaaTGGAAGAAGATCAAATGGAGAGAATAATGAGGTTAGCTACACAAAGTGCTGTTGTCATATTCAGCATTAGTAGTACTAGTTGTATGTGTCATGCAATGAAGAGTTTGTTTAGTGGAATGGGAGTGAATGCAATGGTTCATGAACTTGATCAAGATTCAAAACCATTCATGAGGTTACTTGGAAATTCAACATCACTTCCTGTTGTTTTCATTGGGGGCAAATTAGTTGGTTCTATGGATAGGGTTTTGGCTTTTCATATCAATGGTTCTCTTGTTCCTCTTCTCAAACATGCTGGTGCTTTATGGCTTTAA